From Fusarium fujikuroi IMI 58289 draft genome, chromosome FFUJ_chr07, a single genomic window includes:
- a CDS encoding probable VPS21-GTP-binding protein encodes MADSANAPKPSSSVKLVLLGEAAVGKSSLVLRFVNNDFQENKEPTIGAAFLTQKCNLPTRTIKFEIWDTAGQERFASLAPMYYRNAQAALVVYDLTKPTSLIKAKHWVAELQRQASPGIVIALVGNKLDLTGDSGAAADGEDGEEGDDSGDARKVPTEEAQAYAEEEGLLFFETSAKSGHNVTEVFTAIANAIPETSLKSARGAGASNAASRAGEEQRVNLGGPKDVGAKDSCAC; translated from the exons ATGGCCGACTCTGCCAACGCCCCGAAGCCCAGCAGCAGCGTCAAGTTGGTGCTTCTTGGTGAAGCCGCCGTCGGAAAG TCGTCTCTCGTTTTGCGCTTCGTTAACAACGACTTCCAAGAAAACAAGGAGCCCACTATTGGTG CCGCTTTCTTGACCCAAAAATGTAATCTTCCCACAAGGACAATCAAGTTTGAGATTTGGGATACCGCCGGCCAGGAGCGCTTCGCCTCACTGGCTCCAATGTACTACCGAAATGCTCAGGCCGCTCTCGTCGTTTATGATCTCACCAAACCTACATCCCTGATTAAAGCCAAGCACTGGGTCGCAGAGTTGCAGCGCCAAGCATCTCCCGGCATCGTTATCGCACTGGTTGGCAACAAGTTGGATCTTACGGGTGACTCtggcgctgctgctgatggtgaagatggtgaggaaGGTGACGACTCTGGCGACGCACGCAAGGTTCCAACAGAAGAGGCTCAGGCATACGCGGAAGAGGAAGGTTTACTATTCTTTGAGACCAGTGCCAAGAGCGGGCATAACGTCACCGAGGTTTTCACAGCCATCGCAAACGCCATACCCGAGACGTCATTGAAGAGTGCCAGAGGAGCTGGCGCATCGAATGCTGCCAGCCGGGCAGGCGAGGAGCAAAGAGTGAATCTGGGTGGTCCCAAGGATGTTGGCGCTAAGGACAGCTGTGCTTGCTAG